One Methylobacterium sp. 77 DNA window includes the following coding sequences:
- the efp gene encoding elongation factor P — protein MKVIASTLRKGNVVDKDGKLYVILTVENIHPGKGTPVTQLDMRRITDGVKVSERYRTTESVERAFVEDREHTFLYDDGEGYHFMNPETYEQVAVPKDVVGSAAPYLQEGMKVMLASHNDVPLTIELPQRVTLEITETEPAMKGQTASSSYKPAILSNGVRTTVPPHVAVGTRVVIMTEDGSYVERAKD, from the coding sequence GTGAAGGTGATCGCCTCTACGCTCCGCAAGGGCAACGTCGTCGACAAGGACGGCAAGCTCTACGTCATCCTGACGGTGGAGAACATCCACCCCGGCAAGGGTACCCCCGTGACGCAGCTCGACATGCGCCGCATCACCGACGGGGTGAAGGTGTCCGAGCGCTACCGCACCACCGAGTCGGTGGAGCGCGCCTTCGTCGAGGATCGCGAGCACACCTTCCTCTACGACGACGGCGAGGGCTACCACTTCATGAACCCCGAGACCTACGAGCAGGTCGCGGTGCCCAAGGACGTCGTCGGGAGCGCGGCGCCCTACCTGCAGGAGGGCATGAAGGTGATGCTGGCCTCGCATAACGACGTGCCGCTCACGATCGAACTGCCCCAGCGCGTCACCCTGGAAATCACCGAGACCGAGCCGGCGATGAAGGGCCAGACGGCGTCGTCCTCCTACAAGCCCGCGATCCTCTCCAACGGCGTGCGCACCACCGTGCCGCCGCATGTGGCGGTGGGCACCCGCGTCGTCATCATGACGGAAGACGGTTCCTACGTGGAACGCGCCAAGGATTGA
- the epmA gene encoding EF-P lysine aminoacylase EpmA, producing the protein MSASPSPWWSPHRHADRRPALLTRNRIVASLRGHFAARDFVEVEAAALQVSPGNEAHLSAFATSVIGNDGAESRLYLHTSPEFACKKLLAAGETRLFSLARVFRNRERGPLHHPEFTMLEWYRAGQDYEVLMRDCAEILALAAEEAQVRTLRFRGRESDPFAAFERLTLAEAFERHAGIDLLATIAADGSTDRDALAAGLAARGLRVAPDDTWADLFSRVLVASIEPKLGDGRPTILCEYPVSEAALARPSPRDPRVAERFELYACGVELANAFGELTDPHEQRRRFEAEMAEKARVYGESYPIDEDFLAALAIMPEASGIALGLDRLVMLAVGAPRIDDVIWTPVADSPALSGSAA; encoded by the coding sequence ATGAGCGCGTCTCCGTCTCCCTGGTGGTCGCCGCATCGCCATGCCGACCGGCGCCCTGCCCTGCTCACGCGAAACCGCATCGTCGCCTCCCTGCGCGGGCATTTCGCGGCCCGTGATTTCGTGGAGGTCGAGGCGGCGGCCCTCCAGGTCTCGCCCGGCAACGAGGCGCATCTCTCGGCCTTCGCCACCTCAGTCATCGGCAATGACGGTGCGGAATCCCGGCTCTATCTCCACACCTCCCCCGAATTCGCCTGCAAGAAGCTTCTGGCGGCGGGCGAGACGCGGCTGTTCAGCCTCGCGCGGGTGTTCCGCAACCGCGAGCGCGGCCCCCTGCACCACCCGGAATTCACCATGCTCGAATGGTACCGGGCCGGGCAGGATTACGAGGTGCTGATGCGCGACTGCGCCGAGATCCTGGCGCTCGCCGCCGAGGAGGCGCAGGTCCGCACCCTGCGTTTTCGCGGACGCGAATCCGATCCCTTCGCGGCTTTCGAACGTCTCACCCTCGCCGAGGCCTTCGAGCGCCATGCCGGGATCGACCTCCTGGCGACGATCGCCGCCGATGGCAGCACGGACAGGGATGCACTCGCGGCCGGGCTCGCGGCCCGCGGCCTGCGAGTGGCGCCCGACGATACCTGGGCCGACCTGTTCAGCCGCGTGCTCGTGGCGTCGATCGAGCCGAAGCTCGGCGATGGGCGGCCGACCATCCTCTGCGAGTATCCGGTGAGCGAGGCGGCCCTCGCCCGCCCGAGCCCCCGCGATCCGCGCGTGGCCGAGCGGTTCGAGCTCTATGCCTGCGGCGTCGAACTCGCCAACGCCTTCGGCGAACTCACCGACCCGCACGAGCAGAGGCGCCGGTTCGAGGCCGAGATGGCGGAGAAGGCGCGGGTCTACGGCGAATCCTACCCGATCGACGAGGATTTCCTCGCGGCCCTCGCCATCATGCCGGAGGCGAGCGGCATCGCGCTCGGTCTCGACCGTCTCGTCATGCTCGCGGTCGGCGCGCCGCGCATCGATGACGTGATCTGGACACCGGTGGCAGATTCGCCGGCACTTTCGGGTAGCGCGGCATGA
- a CDS encoding lysine-2,3-aminomutase-like protein, which produces MTRSLKNPAQLGEAGLVSASDLPALQAVAARYAVSVTPDMAELIDPSDPDDPIARQFVPRAEELTTRPEEDADPIGDAAHSPLPGLVHRYPDRVLLKPLHICPVYCRFCFRREMVGPDGLGTLSEDDLAAALAYIAARPEIWEVILTGGDPFALSARRLGQIAEALAAIPHVKVLRVHTRVPVVEPARVDADLVAALKRFEGAVYVALHANHPREFTPAARAAIARLVDAGIPMVSQSVLLAGVNDDSETLSRLMRSFVENRIKPYYLHHGDLAPGTGHLRTGLSAGRELMEHVRGRLSGLAQPLYVLDIPGGHGKVPVGPSYLRADEAGWRVTDPHGRDHPYPPDAEEPG; this is translated from the coding sequence TTGACCCGCTCCCTGAAAAACCCCGCGCAGCTCGGCGAGGCCGGGCTCGTCTCGGCCTCCGACCTGCCGGCCTTGCAGGCGGTGGCCGCGCGCTACGCGGTCTCGGTGACGCCGGACATGGCCGAGTTGATCGACCCGTCCGACCCCGACGACCCCATCGCCCGCCAGTTCGTGCCGCGCGCCGAGGAACTGACGACGCGGCCGGAGGAGGATGCCGACCCGATCGGCGATGCCGCGCATTCTCCCCTGCCCGGCCTCGTCCATCGCTATCCCGACCGGGTGCTGCTGAAGCCGCTCCATATCTGCCCGGTCTATTGCCGCTTCTGCTTCCGGCGCGAGATGGTGGGGCCGGACGGGCTCGGCACCCTGAGCGAGGACGACCTCGCCGCTGCCCTCGCCTATATCGCCGCCCGGCCCGAGATCTGGGAGGTGATCCTCACCGGAGGCGATCCGTTCGCGCTCTCGGCCCGCAGGCTCGGGCAGATCGCCGAGGCGCTCGCCGCCATCCCGCACGTCAAGGTCCTTCGCGTCCATACCCGCGTGCCCGTGGTCGAACCGGCCCGCGTCGATGCCGATCTCGTGGCCGCGTTGAAGCGCTTCGAGGGTGCGGTCTACGTCGCCCTCCACGCCAACCACCCGCGCGAGTTCACGCCCGCCGCCCGGGCCGCCATCGCCCGTCTCGTCGATGCCGGTATCCCGATGGTGAGCCAGAGCGTCCTGCTCGCCGGGGTCAACGACGATTCCGAAACGCTCTCGCGACTGATGCGGAGCTTCGTCGAGAACCGGATCAAACCCTATTACCTCCACCACGGCGATCTCGCGCCGGGCACCGGCCATCTGCGCACCGGGTTGTCGGCGGGGCGTGAGTTGATGGAGCATGTGCGCGGGCGGCTGTCCGGCCTCGCCCAGCCGCTCTACGTGCTCGATATCCCCGGCGGTCACGGCAAGGTGCCGGTGGGACCGTCCTATCTTCGCGCCGACGAGGCCGGCTGGCGGGTGACCGATCCGCACGGGCGTGACCATCCCTACCCGCCGGACGCGGAAGAACCGGGCTGA
- a CDS encoding YdcF family protein → MFFPLSKLIYFVITPSNFFILIGLVGCVLLFGGWTPRLGRGLALLGFAGLFLGGLMPLSAWLALPLENRFPRFTGDDAPVTGVIVLGGAVETQTTLARGQLSVNDAGERQIAFADLARRYPQARLLFSGGSGLLGSEGTSEAEVVSRFADTLGLPRTRLILEDRSRNTHENARFSADLVKPVAGERWLLVTSAWHMPRAVGCFRKAGFDVTAYPVDYRTSGWRDALMLKTYASDGLLVLDLMIKEWIGLIVYRLAGYTDAVMPAPLRMPTDPVDGASAGPA, encoded by the coding sequence ATGTTCTTCCCGCTCTCGAAGCTGATCTATTTCGTGATCACGCCCTCGAACTTCTTCATCCTGATCGGGCTCGTCGGCTGCGTCCTGCTGTTCGGCGGCTGGACGCCGCGTCTCGGGCGCGGGCTGGCCCTGCTCGGCTTTGCCGGGCTGTTCCTCGGCGGCCTGATGCCTCTGTCCGCCTGGCTCGCCCTGCCCCTCGAGAACCGCTTCCCGCGCTTTACCGGCGACGATGCGCCGGTCACGGGTGTGATCGTGCTCGGCGGTGCGGTCGAGACCCAGACGACCCTGGCTCGCGGCCAGCTCTCGGTCAACGACGCGGGTGAGCGCCAGATCGCCTTCGCCGATCTGGCCCGCCGCTATCCGCAGGCGCGGCTGCTCTTCTCCGGGGGCAGCGGCCTGCTCGGCAGCGAGGGGACCTCGGAAGCCGAAGTCGTCAGCCGTTTCGCCGATACGCTCGGATTGCCGCGCACGCGGCTGATCCTGGAGGACCGCTCGCGCAACACCCACGAGAATGCGCGCTTCTCGGCCGATCTGGTGAAGCCGGTGGCGGGCGAGCGCTGGCTCCTGGTCACCTCGGCCTGGCACATGCCGCGCGCCGTGGGCTGCTTCCGCAAGGCCGGGTTCGACGTGACCGCCTACCCCGTGGATTACCGTACCTCGGGATGGCGCGACGCGTTGATGCTGAAGACCTACGCATCCGACGGGCTGCTCGTCCTCGACCTGATGATCAAGGAATGGATCGGGCTGATCGTCTACCGGCTCGCCGGCTACACCGATGCAGTGATGCCGGCTCCCCTGCGAATGCCGACCGACCCCGTCGATGGGGCGAGCGCCGGCCCCGCCTAG
- a CDS encoding DUF3253 domain-containing protein, with product MSTARISVSEEEIGETILRLVAERGEGKTVCPSEVARHLGGPHPDKWSPLMQPVRRMAVRLTKEGRIAILRKGKPVADPDDFRGIYRLGMPGASAGEEQDDA from the coding sequence ATGAGCACAGCGCGCATATCCGTCAGCGAGGAGGAGATCGGCGAAACGATCCTTCGCCTCGTCGCCGAGCGGGGAGAGGGCAAGACCGTCTGCCCCTCGGAAGTGGCGCGCCATCTCGGCGGACCGCATCCGGACAAATGGAGCCCGCTGATGCAGCCGGTCCGGCGCATGGCCGTGCGCCTCACCAAGGAAGGCCGCATCGCCATCCTGCGCAAGGGCAAGCCCGTCGCCGATCCCGACGACTTTCGCGGGATCTACCGGCTCGGAATGCCGGGCGCGTCAGCGGGGGAAGAGCAGGACGACGCCTAG
- a CDS encoding DUF599 family protein yields MPHPLTLADFSPLDIAGLLYFVTAWAGYGMAVARMRGRRTSLSQIMNRQRENWSRQLTVRDNRVVDTTINASLQNGTAFFASTSLIALGGVLTLSRSSDDVLTLFGALPFGAIATRVTWEVKVAGLAVVFVYAFFKFAWAYRLFNYGAILIGAVPPKGAGASPTEMDRAARRAAAMNIAAGSHFAKGQRAFLFALAYLGWFVSAWFLIIATTGVVCVMWRRQFASDIRAALLVEDDDITLRDTES; encoded by the coding sequence ATGCCGCACCCGTTGACCCTCGCGGATTTCTCGCCGCTCGACATTGCCGGCCTTCTCTACTTCGTCACCGCATGGGCCGGTTACGGAATGGCGGTCGCGCGCATGCGCGGGCGGCGTACGAGCCTCAGCCAGATCATGAACCGCCAGCGCGAGAACTGGTCGCGCCAGCTCACCGTGCGCGACAACCGGGTGGTCGACACCACGATCAACGCCTCCCTCCAGAACGGGACGGCCTTCTTCGCCTCCACCTCCCTCATCGCGCTCGGCGGCGTGCTGACCCTGTCGCGCTCCAGCGACGACGTGCTGACCCTGTTCGGCGCGCTGCCCTTCGGCGCCATCGCCACGAGGGTCACCTGGGAGGTCAAGGTCGCGGGTCTCGCGGTGGTCTTCGTCTACGCCTTCTTCAAATTCGCCTGGGCCTACCGCCTGTTCAATTACGGCGCGATCCTCATCGGCGCGGTGCCACCGAAAGGGGCCGGTGCCTCGCCCACCGAAATGGACCGCGCCGCGCGCCGGGCCGCCGCCATGAACATCGCCGCGGGCAGCCATTTCGCGAAAGGGCAGCGGGCCTTCCTGTTCGCGCTGGCCTATCTCGGCTGGTTCGTGAGCGCGTGGTTCCTCATCATCGCCACGACGGGGGTGGTCTGCGTCATGTGGCGCCGGCAATTCGCCTCCGACATCCGCGCCGCCCTCCTCGTCGAGGACGACGACATTACCCTGCGGGACACCGAGTCATGA
- a CDS encoding acylphosphatase, translating into MWKERPLEPIRTVDVVILGRVQGVGYRDWTIGQAERRGLSGHVRNRADGSVAATFSGPPDAVAAMLDACRRGPDSARVDAVEVTETAEPPPAGFRLRRT; encoded by the coding sequence ATGTGGAAGGAGCGTCCCCTGGAGCCGATCAGAACCGTCGACGTGGTGATCCTCGGCCGGGTCCAAGGCGTCGGCTACCGCGACTGGACCATCGGGCAGGCCGAGCGCCGAGGCCTCAGCGGGCATGTCCGCAACCGCGCCGATGGCAGCGTCGCGGCGACCTTCAGCGGGCCGCCCGATGCCGTCGCCGCCATGCTCGATGCCTGCCGGCGGGGGCCGGACAGCGCGCGCGTCGACGCGGTCGAGGTAACGGAAACGGCCGAACCTCCCCCTGCGGGGTTCCGTCTTCGGAGAACCTGA
- a CDS encoding metalloregulator ArsR/SmtB family transcription factor produces the protein MIDSLYTSAPLDTTFAALADPVRRGILARLALGEASVNELAAPFAISQPAISRHIKVLEKAGLISRGREAQRRPCRLEGRALAEAHDWLENYRKAWEANFARLDQVLGQLKTEGGRS, from the coding sequence ATGATTGATTCGTTATATACGTCAGCCCCGTTGGATACGACGTTTGCCGCTCTCGCCGATCCGGTCCGGCGCGGCATTCTCGCCCGCCTCGCGTTGGGGGAGGCCTCGGTCAACGAGCTCGCCGCTCCCTTTGCGATCAGCCAGCCGGCAATCTCGCGCCACATCAAAGTCTTGGAGAAGGCGGGTCTCATCTCGCGCGGCCGCGAAGCGCAGCGCCGGCCGTGTCGGCTGGAGGGCCGCGCGCTCGCCGAGGCCCATGATTGGCTCGAAAACTACCGCAAAGCTTGGGAAGCCAACTTCGCCCGCCTGGACCAGGTGCTCGGCCAGCTGAAGACGGAGGGGGGCAGATCATGA
- a CDS encoding SRPBCC domain-containing protein, producing MMTSKLDLTLAGDREIVLARRFQAPRALVFRAFTEPALVGRWLLGPPGWTMPVCEIDLRVGGVFRYVWRHTDGREMGLGGAFREIVPNERLVHTELFDADWTGGETLVTTTFAESAGTTSARIAILYSSREARDTAARSGMETGMDASYVQLDKVLALPVTAPRILDVTEQHTLVVRKTVSFAEMRATQQEAAPLLDEAVRDAGLADAPRLTVWRMQDGKVDYAPGRLVPRAVAGNGAVSAFPLPAGRAAHLRLVGGFEHLPAAWPHLFDACRSHGWPVTGLNWEVYRADGGTDLYALLG from the coding sequence ATGATGACATCGAAGCTCGACCTGACCCTGGCAGGGGATCGCGAGATCGTCCTGGCGCGGCGCTTCCAGGCGCCCCGCGCGCTCGTCTTCCGCGCCTTCACCGAGCCGGCGCTGGTCGGCCGCTGGCTGCTCGGGCCGCCCGGCTGGACCATGCCGGTCTGCGAGATCGACCTCAGGGTCGGCGGCGTCTTTCGCTACGTCTGGCGCCACACGGACGGCCGCGAGATGGGTCTCGGGGGAGCCTTTCGCGAGATCGTTCCTAACGAGCGGCTCGTCCATACCGAGCTTTTCGACGCGGATTGGACCGGCGGCGAAACCCTCGTGACAACGACCTTCGCCGAGTCCGCCGGCACGACGAGCGCCCGCATCGCAATCCTCTATTCCTCCCGCGAGGCTCGCGACACCGCGGCCCGTTCCGGGATGGAGACGGGCATGGACGCGAGCTACGTGCAGCTCGACAAGGTCCTGGCCCTACCGGTCACGGCGCCCCGCATCCTCGACGTTACTGAACAACACACGCTGGTTGTCCGCAAAACCGTTTCGTTCGCCGAGATGCGCGCCACGCAGCAGGAGGCCGCGCCGCTGCTCGATGAGGCCGTGCGTGACGCCGGTCTGGCCGACGCGCCCCGCCTCACCGTATGGCGAATGCAGGACGGCAAAGTGGATTACGCCCCTGGTCGCCTCGTCCCCCGAGCTGTCGCGGGCAACGGCGCGGTCTCCGCTTTCCCCCTCCCTGCGGGCCGTGCCGCGCACCTGCGGCTCGTCGGCGGTTTCGAGCATCTCCCGGCGGCTTGGCCGCACCTCTTCGATGCCTGCCGCAGCCACGGCTGGCCCGTCACTGGGCTCAATTGGGAGGTCTATCGGGCCGATGGCGGGACGGACCTTTACGCGCTCCTCGGATGA